The Dyella caseinilytica genome has a window encoding:
- a CDS encoding NUDIX hydrolase: protein MNQTNRKPQDASAEPEILYQGRWLSLRRRGRWEYAERNNPGGAVIILAVTPEDKILFVEQYRVAVQKFTIEMPAGLVGDLAGSESESVLLAAQRELEEETGYRCSHVSFVHEGPTSSGMSSEIIAFVRAHDLVKVSDGGGDESENIVVHEIPRKEAAAWLLARSAEGYSIDPKLFAGLWFIEHAGLFG, encoded by the coding sequence ATGAACCAGACGAATCGCAAACCCCAGGACGCCAGCGCCGAACCCGAAATCCTTTATCAAGGACGGTGGCTAAGTTTGCGTCGCCGCGGTCGCTGGGAATACGCCGAGCGGAACAATCCGGGCGGTGCGGTCATCATTCTGGCGGTAACGCCCGAGGACAAAATCCTGTTTGTGGAGCAATACCGGGTTGCCGTACAGAAGTTCACCATCGAGATGCCGGCTGGACTGGTAGGTGATCTTGCCGGCAGCGAGAGCGAAAGCGTTTTGCTCGCCGCGCAACGCGAGCTGGAAGAAGAAACCGGTTATCGCTGCAGCCACGTCAGCTTCGTGCACGAAGGGCCGACATCGTCCGGCATGAGCAGCGAGATCATCGCGTTCGTACGTGCGCATGATCTGGTCAAGGTCAGCGACGGCGGCGGTGATGAAAGCGAGAACATCGTCGTTCACGAAATCCCGCGCAAGGAAGCCGCTGCATGGCTGCTTGCACGCAGCGCCGAGGGTTATTCGATCGATCCCAAGTTGTTTGCGGGACTGTGGTTTATCGAACACGCCGGATTGTTCGGCTAA